A region of Rhodospirillales bacterium DNA encodes the following proteins:
- a CDS encoding radical SAM protein → MTARAATPRATRRPRLPAAAPLQAPAVATPVAAAPATGGCGAWAGPPRFLFVQANQRCNLRCGHCAFWRRDDKDRANYLSAARQREIFEEFAQLNPRGGVVICGGEPMLDLEEYFFMARECRRLGLKGISVVNGTRIRSAATAERMIAEGPHEISISLNSHDPEVHDRTRGVKGAFDKAVRALRLLLEARRKAPGSTTRIYVMGLIFDENWRDLEVFYDFVLNDLGADKLKLNFLQPSFGEDGEVDAFFRDRHGVDPDGVVAVIARCDERFGLGLNPVWLGQVGMYFRSLARARDLDRGWRAGAATEEHICDTYERNIMVDQYGFARLCFSGVYRGERLEAPGDLRRFWYGAGDVRAAMRGCNRVCGISHSVRREASTLAGELEKRWALLAAPGG, encoded by the coding sequence ATGACGGCGCGCGCCGCCACGCCCCGCGCTACACGACGGCCGCGCCTGCCCGCCGCCGCGCCGCTCCAAGCGCCAGCGGTCGCGACGCCGGTCGCCGCCGCGCCGGCGACCGGCGGCTGCGGCGCCTGGGCCGGTCCGCCGCGCTTCCTGTTCGTGCAGGCCAACCAGCGCTGCAACCTGCGCTGCGGCCACTGCGCGTTCTGGAGGCGCGACGACAAGGACCGCGCCAACTACCTGTCGGCCGCCCGCCAGCGCGAGATCTTCGAGGAGTTCGCCCAGCTCAACCCGCGCGGCGGGGTGGTGATCTGCGGCGGCGAGCCGATGCTCGACCTCGAGGAGTACTTCTTCATGGCGCGCGAGTGCCGGCGGCTGGGGCTGAAGGGCATCTCGGTGGTCAACGGCACGCGCATCCGCTCGGCCGCGACGGCGGAGCGCATGATCGCCGAGGGGCCGCACGAGATCTCGATCTCGCTCAACAGCCACGATCCCGAGGTCCACGACCGCACCCGCGGCGTGAAAGGCGCGTTCGACAAGGCCGTGCGCGCGCTGCGCCTGCTGCTGGAGGCGCGGCGCAAGGCCCCGGGATCGACCACGCGGATCTACGTCATGGGGCTGATCTTCGACGAGAACTGGCGCGATCTCGAGGTTTTCTACGACTTCGTCCTCAACGATCTCGGCGCCGACAAGCTGAAGCTCAACTTCCTGCAGCCGTCGTTCGGCGAGGACGGCGAGGTCGACGCCTTCTTCCGGGACCGCCACGGCGTCGATCCCGACGGCGTCGTCGCGGTCATCGCGCGCTGCGACGAGCGCTTCGGGCTCGGGCTCAACCCCGTGTGGCTGGGGCAGGTCGGCATGTACTTCCGCTCCCTGGCCCGGGCGCGCGACCTCGACCGCGGATGGCGCGCCGGCGCCGCCACCGAGGAGCACATCTGCGACACTTACGAGCGCAACATCATGGTCGACCAGTACGGCTTCGCGCGGCTGTGCTTCTCCGGCGTCTACCGCGGCGAGCGGCTGGAGGCGCCCGGCGACCTGCGCCGCTTCTGGTACGGCGCCGGCGACGTGCGCGCGGCGATGCGCGGCTGCAACCGCGTCTGCGGCATCAGCCACAGCGTCCGGCGCGAGGCCAGCACGCTGGCCGGCGAGCTCGAGAAGCGCTGGGCGCTGCTGGCGGCGCCCGGCGGCTGA
- a CDS encoding arylsulfatase produces the protein MSASGAKFGGKIGRTIRDSVAWWPQEAKRPGRAPNILVVLFDDVGFSDFGCYGSPIATPTIDRLAAEGLRYTGFHTTAMCSTTRSALLTGRNHHSVGVGCLANFDSGFPGYRGKIAREAGTLAEMLRPHGYRNYMVGKWHVTPLTETGPAGPFDGWPLGRGFDRYYGFMDAETDQYAPELVRDNTPVDPPGTFADGYHLTADLVDQSIRYIADHTADKPDAPWLLWLGFGACHAPHQAPADLIRHYDGVFAGGWDAERERRLARQIEMGIVPPGTKLPPRNDRVQAWAEHGADERRLFTRLQAAYAAMLDHADRHIARLVGFLESAGLRDDTLILVLSDNGASQEGGPFGMVNAMGPYNLKPEPMEEKIRRIDDIGGPDTHSNFPLGWAMAANTPLRRYKQNTHGGGIRDPLVVSWPRAIADRGALRHGFRHATDLTPTILDLLDLAPPAEIAGVPQMPLEGESFAASLTDPAAPARKRPQYFEMFGHRGLWRDGWKAVAFHAPGTPFEDDKWELFHLDRDFAETDDLAAKEPARLAALVEEWWRQAEACQVLPLDDRFAPRFAENATRYHGKRTRFAFHAGMGHIPTDVAPDVRSRAYRIEADARVEAGTEGVLIAHGDATCGYSLFVREGRLVHDMNVGGVHVTAVSDRPIPPGDRKLGVRLRIVQGKRVATLLIDGQAAGSAESPWGFHSFISWSGLDIGRDRGSPVGDYAAPFEFTGLLRRVDVVMDDDQALDGEAVGNAEMARQ, from the coding sequence ATGTCGGCATCGGGCGCGAAGTTCGGCGGCAAGATCGGCAGGACCATCCGCGATTCGGTCGCGTGGTGGCCGCAGGAGGCGAAGCGGCCGGGGCGCGCGCCGAACATCCTCGTGGTGTTGTTCGACGACGTCGGCTTCTCGGATTTCGGCTGCTACGGCTCGCCGATCGCGACGCCGACCATCGACCGTCTGGCGGCGGAGGGGCTGCGCTACACCGGCTTCCACACCACGGCGATGTGCTCGACGACGCGCTCGGCGCTGCTGACGGGACGCAACCACCATTCGGTCGGCGTCGGCTGCCTCGCCAATTTCGACAGCGGCTTCCCCGGCTACCGCGGCAAGATCGCGCGCGAGGCCGGCACGCTGGCCGAGATGCTGCGCCCGCACGGCTACCGCAACTACATGGTCGGCAAGTGGCACGTCACGCCGCTGACCGAGACCGGCCCGGCCGGGCCGTTCGACGGCTGGCCGCTGGGCCGCGGCTTCGACCGCTACTACGGCTTCATGGACGCCGAGACCGACCAGTACGCGCCGGAGCTGGTGCGCGACAACACGCCGGTCGATCCGCCGGGGACCTTCGCCGACGGCTACCATCTGACCGCCGACCTGGTCGACCAGTCCATCCGCTACATCGCCGACCACACGGCCGACAAGCCGGACGCGCCGTGGCTGCTGTGGCTGGGCTTCGGCGCCTGCCACGCGCCGCACCAGGCGCCGGCCGACCTGATCCGCCACTACGACGGCGTGTTCGCCGGCGGCTGGGACGCCGAGCGCGAGCGCCGGCTGGCGCGGCAGATCGAGATGGGAATCGTGCCCCCGGGCACCAAGCTGCCGCCGCGCAACGACCGGGTGCAGGCGTGGGCCGAGCACGGCGCCGACGAGCGCCGCCTGTTCACGCGCCTGCAGGCGGCCTACGCCGCCATGCTCGACCACGCCGACCGCCACATCGCGCGCCTCGTCGGCTTCCTCGAATCGGCGGGATTGCGCGACGACACGCTGATCCTCGTGCTGTCGGACAACGGCGCCAGCCAGGAGGGCGGGCCGTTCGGCATGGTCAACGCGATGGGCCCGTACAACCTCAAGCCCGAGCCGATGGAGGAGAAGATCCGCCGCATCGACGACATCGGCGGGCCCGACACGCACTCCAACTTCCCGCTCGGCTGGGCGATGGCCGCCAACACGCCGCTGCGGCGCTACAAGCAGAACACCCATGGGGGCGGAATCCGCGATCCGCTGGTGGTGTCGTGGCCGCGCGCCATCGCCGACCGCGGCGCGCTGCGCCACGGCTTCCGCCACGCCACCGACCTGACGCCGACGATCCTCGATCTGCTCGATTTAGCGCCGCCGGCCGAGATCGCGGGCGTGCCGCAGATGCCGCTGGAGGGCGAGAGCTTCGCCGCGAGCCTGACCGACCCGGCCGCGCCGGCGCGCAAGCGGCCGCAGTATTTCGAGATGTTCGGCCACCGCGGGCTGTGGCGCGACGGCTGGAAGGCGGTGGCGTTCCACGCCCCGGGCACGCCGTTCGAGGACGACAAGTGGGAGCTGTTCCATCTCGACCGCGATTTCGCCGAGACCGACGACCTGGCGGCGAAGGAGCCGGCGCGTCTGGCGGCGCTGGTCGAGGAGTGGTGGCGGCAGGCCGAGGCCTGCCAGGTGCTGCCGCTCGACGACCGCTTCGCGCCGCGTTTCGCCGAGAACGCCACGCGCTACCACGGCAAGCGCACGCGCTTCGCGTTCCACGCCGGCATGGGCCACATCCCGACCGACGTCGCGCCGGACGTGCGCAGCCGCGCCTACCGGATCGAGGCCGACGCGCGCGTCGAGGCCGGCACCGAAGGCGTGCTGATCGCCCATGGCGACGCCACCTGCGGCTACAGCCTGTTCGTGCGCGAAGGCCGTCTGGTGCACGATATGAACGTCGGCGGGGTCCACGTCACGGCGGTGTCGGACCGGCCCATCCCGCCGGGCGACCGGAAGCTGGGGGTGCGCTTGCGGATCGTCCAGGGCAAGCGCGTGGCCACGCTGCTGATCGACGGGCAGGCCGCCGGATCGGCCGAGAGCCCGTGGGGCTTCCACAGCTTCATCTCGTGGTCGGGCCTCGACATCGGCCGCGACCGCGGCAGCCCGGTGGGCGACTACGCGGCGCCGTTCGAGTTCACCGGCCTGCTGCGCCGCGTCGACGTGGTGATGGACGACGACCAGGCGCTGGACGGCGAGGCGGTCGGCAACGCCGAGATGGCGCGGCAATGA
- a CDS encoding enoyl-CoA hydratase, whose translation MTTPANVSVSIDAGVMVLTMDRPEKKNALTHAMYAGLDAALRAAEDDPAVRVVMITGAGDAFTAGNDLGDFAASPPVDREAPVFRFLEAIAGARKPLVAAVNGLAVGVGTTMLLHCDLVYAARSAVFSAPFVNLALVPEAASSLLLPRAIGRPKAAELFLLGARLTAVEAEAAGLVGAVFDDGALRGEAMARARALAARAPGAVRATKALMNRGDEPVVARMAAEAAVFAERLRSPELAEAVRAFMEKRAPDFSRAS comes from the coding sequence ATGACAACCCCAGCCAACGTCTCGGTGTCGATCGACGCCGGCGTGATGGTCCTGACGATGGATCGTCCCGAGAAGAAGAATGCGCTCACCCACGCCATGTACGCCGGCCTCGACGCGGCCCTGCGCGCGGCCGAGGACGATCCCGCTGTCCGCGTCGTGATGATCACCGGCGCCGGCGACGCCTTCACGGCCGGCAACGACCTCGGCGATTTCGCGGCCTCGCCGCCGGTCGACCGCGAGGCGCCGGTGTTCCGCTTCCTCGAGGCGATCGCCGGCGCGCGCAAGCCGCTGGTCGCCGCCGTCAACGGCCTCGCGGTCGGCGTCGGCACGACCATGCTGCTGCATTGCGACCTGGTCTACGCGGCGCGCTCGGCGGTGTTCTCCGCGCCGTTCGTGAACCTGGCGCTGGTGCCGGAGGCGGCGTCGTCGCTGCTGCTGCCGCGCGCCATCGGGCGCCCGAAGGCCGCCGAACTATTCCTGCTGGGCGCGCGGTTGACGGCGGTCGAGGCGGAGGCCGCCGGGCTGGTCGGCGCGGTGTTCGACGACGGCGCGCTGCGCGGCGAGGCGATGGCGCGCGCCCGCGCGCTCGCGGCGCGGGCGCCGGGCGCGGTGCGCGCCACCAAGGCGCTGATGAACCGCGGCGACGAGCCGGTCGTGGCGCGCATGGCGGCCGAGGCGGCGGTGTTCGCCGAACGGCTGCGTTCGCCCGAGCTGGCCGAGGCGGTGCGCGCGTTCATGGAGAAGCGGGCGCCGGATTTCAGCCGCGCCTCGTGA
- a CDS encoding Hsp20 family protein — translation MSKAASDGYPPYNIERIGENGLRITLAVAGFASDDLAVEVVENQLNVRGRQKDEPERVYLHRGIAARQFQRAFMLADGIEIVGAKLDNGLLAIDLARPAVEPKVKTIRIETGARDKARGKTIDVAG, via the coding sequence ATGTCCAAAGCGGCGTCGGACGGTTATCCGCCCTACAATATCGAGCGGATCGGCGAGAACGGTCTGCGCATCACGCTCGCGGTCGCCGGCTTCGCGTCCGACGACCTCGCCGTCGAGGTGGTCGAGAACCAGCTCAACGTGCGCGGCAGGCAAAAGGACGAACCGGAACGCGTCTACCTCCACCGCGGCATCGCCGCGCGGCAGTTCCAGCGCGCCTTCATGCTGGCCGACGGCATAGAGATCGTCGGCGCGAAGCTCGACAACGGGCTTCTCGCAATCGATCTCGCGCGGCCGGCCGTCGAACCGAAGGTGAAGACCATCCGCATCGAGACCGGCGCCAGAGACAAGGCGCGCGGCAAGACGATCGACGTCGCGGGCTGA
- the ptsN gene encoding PTS IIA-like nitrogen regulatory protein PtsN translates to MELNDLLGPRSVIADMRAGTKKQALHELALRAAEITGRNERAIFDVLLERERLGSTGLGGGIAIPHGKLAGLDRLHGVFARLVTPIDFEAIDQRPVDLVFMLLAPDSAGADHLKALSRVSRALRDRALVEKIRATDRADAVYALLIDPVRPPQAA, encoded by the coding sequence ATGGAACTCAACGATCTCCTCGGCCCCCGCTCGGTGATCGCCGATATGCGCGCCGGCACGAAGAAGCAGGCGCTGCACGAACTGGCGCTGCGCGCCGCCGAGATCACGGGCCGCAACGAGAGGGCGATCTTCGACGTGTTGCTCGAGCGCGAGCGGCTGGGATCGACCGGTCTGGGCGGCGGCATCGCCATCCCGCACGGCAAGCTCGCGGGCCTCGACCGCCTCCACGGGGTGTTCGCGCGCCTGGTCACGCCGATCGACTTCGAGGCCATCGACCAGCGTCCGGTGGATCTGGTGTTCATGCTGTTGGCGCCGGATTCGGCCGGCGCGGACCACCTCAAGGCGCTGTCGCGGGTGTCGCGCGCGCTGCGCGACCGCGCCCTGGTCGAGAAGATCCGCGCCACCGACCGCGCCGACGCGGTCTACGCGCTGCTGATCGATCCCGTCAGGCCGCCACAGGCGGCCTGA
- the raiA gene encoding ribosome-associated translation inhibitor RaiA — MNLTVSGKQIDVGEALRGHVVDALQAAVGKYFDDALEGDVTFSRDAHQFRSDIAVHVGRNILAHGHSLANDPYLAFDAACENVAKRLRRHKRRLRDHRASAARQSEEIEARSAVLAIERIEAADDAAEGESGHDALVIAEMTTSVQTLTVGEAVTRLDLGQLPALMFRNRGNGLFNMVYRRADGNIGWVDPQNGRDG, encoded by the coding sequence ATGAATCTCACCGTTAGCGGCAAACAGATCGATGTCGGCGAGGCGCTGCGCGGCCACGTCGTGGACGCGCTCCAAGCCGCCGTCGGCAAGTACTTCGACGACGCGCTGGAGGGCGATGTCACCTTCTCGCGCGACGCCCATCAGTTCCGCTCGGACATCGCCGTCCATGTCGGGCGCAATATCCTGGCGCACGGCCATTCGCTGGCGAACGACCCCTATCTGGCGTTCGACGCGGCCTGCGAGAACGTCGCCAAGCGGTTGCGCCGGCACAAGCGCCGGCTGCGCGACCACCGCGCCAGCGCCGCCCGGCAGAGCGAGGAGATCGAGGCGCGCTCCGCGGTGCTGGCGATCGAGCGTATCGAGGCCGCCGACGACGCCGCCGAGGGCGAGTCGGGCCACGACGCCCTGGTGATCGCGGAGATGACGACGTCGGTGCAGACGCTGACGGTCGGCGAGGCGGTGACCCGTCTCGACCTCGGACAGCTGCCGGCCCTCATGTTCCGCAACCGCGGCAACGGCCTGTTCAACATGGTCTACCGGCGCGCCGACGGAAACATCGGCTGGGTCGACCCGCAGAACGGCCGCGACGGCTGA
- a CDS encoding damage-inducible protein DinB, producing the protein MKAHVEMFAGYNAWANRRLYEAAATLSETQYHADRGVFFGSMHGTLNHLLATDLIWMRRFTGEGPAPDRLDAILFDNLDQLRAARENEDRRIVDWVAGLDDTRLAGVIRYRRVSTPDEYVQPLMPALAHWFNHQTHHRGQAHTILTGLTGTAPELDLLFYQRQVAA; encoded by the coding sequence ATGAAAGCCCATGTCGAGATGTTCGCCGGCTACAACGCCTGGGCCAACCGGCGCCTGTACGAGGCGGCGGCGACTCTTAGCGAGACGCAGTACCACGCCGATCGCGGCGTCTTCTTCGGCTCGATGCACGGCACGCTGAACCACCTGCTGGCGACAGATCTGATCTGGATGCGGCGATTCACGGGCGAAGGGCCGGCGCCGGACCGGCTGGACGCCATCCTGTTCGACAATCTCGACCAGCTGCGCGCCGCCCGCGAGAACGAGGACCGCCGCATCGTCGACTGGGTCGCGGGCCTCGACGATACGCGGCTGGCCGGCGTCATCCGCTACCGCCGCGTCAGCACGCCGGACGAGTACGTCCAGCCGCTGATGCCGGCGCTGGCGCACTGGTTCAACCACCAGACCCACCATCGCGGCCAGGCGCACACCATCCTCACCGGCCTGACCGGCACCGCGCCGGAGCTCGACCTGCTTTTCTACCAGCGCCAGGTGGCGGCGTAG